The following proteins are encoded in a genomic region of Gemmatimonas sp. UBA7669:
- the rpsJ gene encoding 30S ribosomal protein S10 yields the protein MAGRIRIRLKAFDHAVIDQASADIVRTAEKTGASVSGPIPLPTKTQRWTVLRSPHVDKKSREQFELKTHKRVIDILDSRAGTVDALTKLDLPAGVDVEIKVE from the coding sequence ATGGCTGGCCGCATTCGCATTCGCCTCAAGGCATTCGACCACGCCGTGATCGACCAGGCTTCGGCGGACATTGTCCGCACGGCCGAGAAGACCGGCGCGTCGGTGTCGGGGCCGATCCCGCTCCCGACCAAGACGCAGCGTTGGACGGTGCTCCGTTCGCCGCACGTCGACAAGAAGTCGCGTGAGCAGTTCGAACTGAAGACGCACAAGCGCGTCATCGACATCCTCGATTCTCGCGCGGGCACGGTGGACGCGCTGACAAAGCTCGACCTGCCGGCAGGCGTGGACGTCGAGATCAAAGTCGAATAG
- the rplR gene encoding 50S ribosomal protein L18, protein MGKIAIPRTNAEKRKRRHLRVRKAVNGTPERPRLVVFRSLKHIYAQIVDDVAQRTLLTVGDEKLSGTKSERALAVGKAAAEKAKAAGISKVVFDRAGYQYHGRVKAVADGAREGGLEF, encoded by the coding sequence ATGGGCAAGATCGCAATCCCGCGTACGAACGCGGAGAAGCGCAAGCGCCGGCATCTGCGCGTGCGCAAGGCAGTGAACGGCACGCCGGAGCGTCCGCGCCTGGTGGTGTTCCGCTCGCTGAAGCACATCTACGCCCAGATTGTCGACGACGTCGCGCAGCGCACGTTGCTGACGGTTGGCGACGAAAAGCTCAGTGGCACGAAGTCGGAGCGCGCGCTGGCCGTGGGCAAGGCTGCCGCGGAGAAGGCAAAGGCGGCCGGCATCTCGAAGGTGGTCTTCGACCGCGCTGGTTACCAGTACCATGGCCGCGTGAAGGCGGTGGCCGACGGAGCCCGCGAAGGCGGGCTGGAGTTC
- the rplV gene encoding 50S ribosomal protein L22, which yields MEARAIQRTTRQSPYKMRLVIDQIRGQRVNDALALLKFSKKHAAEQIEKTLNSAVANAEQAARAANTSLDVDALVITKAIVNEGPKLKRWTPAAMGRATPMLKRTSHVEIVVTEAVR from the coding sequence ATCGAGGCGCGCGCCATTCAGCGCACCACGCGCCAGTCGCCCTACAAGATGCGGTTGGTCATCGACCAGATCCGCGGTCAGCGCGTGAACGATGCGTTGGCGCTGCTGAAGTTTTCGAAGAAGCACGCGGCTGAGCAGATCGAGAAGACGCTCAACAGTGCGGTGGCAAACGCGGAGCAGGCGGCCCGTGCGGCCAACACGTCGCTGGATGTCGACGCGCTGGTGATCACGAAGGCCATCGTGAACGAGGGGCCGAAGCTCAAGCGTTGGACGCCGGCGGCCATGGGCCGTGCGACGCCGATGCTGAAGCGAACGAGCCACGTGGAGATCGTCGTGACGGAGGCGGTGCGCTAA
- the rplE gene encoding 50S ribosomal protein L5, with protein MPTAAPRLKTHYEQTVRANLAKQFGFTNVMQIPTLEKIVINCGVGEAVKQPKLLDVVVEELALITGQKPVRRKAKKSVANFGLREGQDIGASVTMRGARMWEFLDRFVTVACPRIRDFRGLGTKSFDGRGNYTLGIKEQMIFPEINYDMVEQIHGMDITFVTSAEKDAHAFALLHQLGMPFRGDDKPVTPKVAQPSAA; from the coding sequence CTGCCGACGGCGGCGCCGCGTCTGAAGACGCACTACGAGCAGACGGTGCGGGCCAATCTGGCCAAGCAGTTCGGCTTCACCAACGTGATGCAGATCCCGACGCTCGAGAAGATCGTGATCAACTGCGGCGTGGGTGAGGCGGTGAAGCAGCCCAAGCTGCTCGACGTGGTGGTGGAAGAGCTCGCGCTGATCACCGGTCAGAAGCCGGTGCGCCGCAAGGCGAAGAAGTCGGTCGCGAACTTCGGCCTTCGCGAGGGCCAGGACATCGGCGCCTCGGTGACGATGCGCGGTGCGCGCATGTGGGAGTTCCTCGACCGTTTCGTGACGGTCGCGTGCCCCCGCATCCGTGACTTCCGTGGCCTCGGCACCAAGTCGTTCGACGGCCGCGGCAACTACACGCTCGGCATCAAGGAGCAGATGATCTTCCCCGAGATCAACTACGACATGGTCGAGCAGATCCACGGCATGGACATTACGTTTGTTACATCGGCTGAGAAGGACGCGCATGCCTTTGCGCTGCTGCATCAGCTCGGTATGCCGTTCCGTGGCGACGACAAGCCGGTGACGCCCAAGGTGGCGCAGCCGAGCGCGGCCTAA
- the rplN gene encoding 50S ribosomal protein L14, with protein MIQQESVVKVADNSGAKRALVIRVLGGTRRRYAGLGDRVIVAVKDALPNGTVKKSDVAKAVVVRTVKETRRKDGSYIRFDENAVVIINDNGEPKATRIFGPVARELREKRYMKIVSLAPEVL; from the coding sequence ATGATCCAGCAGGAATCGGTGGTGAAGGTGGCGGACAACAGTGGTGCCAAGCGCGCCCTGGTGATCCGCGTGCTCGGCGGCACGCGTCGTCGCTACGCAGGCCTGGGTGACCGGGTGATCGTGGCGGTGAAGGACGCGCTCCCGAACGGCACGGTGAAAAAGTCCGACGTCGCGAAGGCGGTGGTCGTGCGCACGGTGAAGGAAACGCGCCGCAAGGACGGGTCCTACATCCGCTTCGACGAGAACGCCGTCGTGATCATCAACGACAACGGTGAGCCCAAGGCCACCCGTATCTTCGGTCCCGTGGCGCGCGAGCTCCGCGAGAAGCGGTACATGAAGATCGTGTCGCTGGCTCCCGAGGTGCTCTGA
- the rplD gene encoding 50S ribosomal protein L4: MTAETKTFEAPVYSAQGKQGGTRPLPEGTFDGIVNVPVMHQAVKAFLANRRQGTAKTKTRGEVTGGNQKPWKQKGTGRARQGSTRAPNWPGGGTVFGPQPRSYTQIVPKQVRALARKSAFNARARENAVVLVDALDFSAPKTKAMTDLLAKLGVAEKKVLVLTDGVKPNVYLSARNLQRAHVMPYSDVSTYHILWSDVVVIESSALASSQSEG, translated from the coding sequence ATGACGGCGGAAACCAAGACTTTCGAGGCGCCTGTGTACTCGGCGCAGGGGAAGCAGGGCGGCACCCGCCCGCTCCCCGAAGGGACGTTCGACGGCATCGTCAACGTGCCGGTCATGCACCAGGCGGTGAAGGCGTTCCTCGCCAACCGTCGCCAGGGCACGGCCAAGACCAAGACGCGTGGTGAAGTGACGGGCGGCAACCAGAAGCCGTGGAAGCAGAAGGGCACCGGTCGCGCCCGTCAGGGCTCGACGCGCGCGCCGAACTGGCCGGGCGGCGGTACGGTGTTCGGCCCGCAGCCGCGCAGCTACACGCAGATCGTGCCGAAGCAGGTGCGGGCGCTGGCGCGCAAGAGCGCCTTCAACGCCCGGGCCCGTGAGAACGCCGTGGTGCTCGTGGACGCGCTCGATTTCAGCGCGCCGAAGACCAAGGCGATGACGGACCTGCTGGCCAAGCTGGGTGTGGCCGAGAAGAAGGTGCTGGTATTGACGGACGGCGTGAAGCCGAACGTGTACCTGAGCGCCCGCAACCTGCAGCGTGCCCACGTGATGCCGTACAGCGACGTGAGCACCTACCACATCCTCTGGTCGGACGTGGTCGTGATCGAATCGTCAGCGCTGGCCTCGAGCCAGTCGGAGGGCTGA
- a CDS encoding elongation factor Tu → MDGAILVVSAVDGPMPQTREHILLARQVNVPKVVVFLNKCDLVEDEELLDLVELEVRELLSKYDYDGDNAPVIRGSAINAINGDPKWVAEFQKLYDALDTYIPEPVRETDKPFLLPVEDVFSITGRGTVATGRIERGIIKVGEEVQVVGYNSEKKTTVTGVEMFRKLLDEGQAGDNVGLLLRGIAKEDIERGMVLAKPNSIKPHTKFTAEVYVLTKEEGGRHTPFFKGYXXXRTTDVTGNIELPEGMEMVMPGDNVTMTIELIIPIAMEEQLRFAIREGGRTVGAGVVTKILA, encoded by the coding sequence ATGGACGGCGCGATCCTGGTGGTGTCGGCCGTGGACGGCCCGATGCCGCAGACCCGCGAGCACATCCTCCTGGCGCGCCAGGTGAACGTGCCGAAGGTCGTCGTGTTCCTCAACAAGTGCGACCTGGTGGAAGACGAAGAGCTCCTCGACCTCGTCGAGCTCGAAGTGCGTGAGCTGCTGTCGAAGTACGATTACGACGGCGACAACGCGCCGGTCATCCGCGGCTCGGCCATCAACGCCATCAACGGCGATCCGAAGTGGGTGGCGGAGTTCCAGAAGCTGTACGATGCCCTCGACACGTACATCCCGGAGCCCGTCCGTGAGACGGACAAGCCGTTCCTCCTCCCGGTCGAAGACGTGTTCTCGATCACGGGTCGCGGCACGGTGGCCACGGGGCGTATCGAGCGCGGCATCATCAAGGTCGGCGAAGAAGTGCAGGTCGTCGGCTACAACAGCGAAAAGAAGACGACCGTGACGGGCGTCGAAATGTTCCGCAAGCTGCTGGACGAAGGCCAGGCCGGTGACAACGTCGGTCTCCTCCTCCGCGGCATTGCGAAGGAAGACATCGAGCGCGGCATGGTGCTGGCCAAGCCGAACTCGATCAAGCCGCACACGAAGTTCACGGCCGAGGTCTACGTCCTCACGAAGGAAGAGGGTGGCCGCCACACGCCGTTCTTCAAGGGCTACNNNNNNNTCCGCACGACGGACGTGACGGGCAACATCGAGCTCCCCGAGGGGATGGAGATGGTGATGCCGGGCGACAACGTGACGATGACCATCGAGCTCATCATCCCGATCGCCATGGAAGAGCAGCTGCGCTTCGCCATCCGTGAGGGTGGTCGTACGGTCGGCGCCGGCGTCGTTACGAAGATCCTCGCCTAA
- a CDS encoding 50S ribosomal protein L23, translating into MSALYRTIVRPIITERTSAAYQDRGEYTFEVAPDATKHAIKAAVEQLFGVKVTGVWTSIARGKTRRVGQSIGRRPHTKKAIVKLRDGDTIAIFEG; encoded by the coding sequence GTGAGCGCACTGTATCGCACCATCGTGCGCCCGATCATCACGGAGCGCACCTCCGCCGCCTACCAGGATCGCGGCGAGTACACGTTCGAGGTGGCGCCGGACGCCACCAAGCACGCCATCAAGGCGGCCGTCGAGCAGCTGTTCGGCGTCAAGGTCACCGGTGTCTGGACGTCGATCGCGCGGGGCAAGACCCGCCGCGTCGGCCAGTCGATCGGTCGCCGCCCCCACACCAAGAAGGCGATTGTGAAGCTGCGTGACGGCGACACCATCGCGATCTTCGAGGGCTGA
- the rpsN gene encoding 30S ribosomal protein S14: MAKTSKLARNAQRKELVERHAPKRAALKAVIKNPKSTPEEVQAAVNALHKMPRNSSATRVRNRCNMSGRPRAYLRHFGLSRIALRDMALNGLIPGVRKASW; this comes from the coding sequence ATGGCGAAGACGAGCAAGCTGGCCCGCAACGCCCAGCGCAAGGAGCTGGTGGAGCGGCACGCGCCGAAGCGCGCGGCCTTGAAGGCCGTGATCAAGAATCCGAAGAGCACGCCGGAAGAAGTCCAGGCGGCGGTGAACGCGTTGCACAAGATGCCGCGCAATTCATCGGCGACACGGGTGCGCAACCGCTGCAACATGAGCGGTCGTCCCCGGGCTTACCTCCGGCACTTCGGCCTCAGCCGCATTGCCCTCCGTGACATGGCCCTGAACGGCCTGATCCCGGGTGTGCGCAAGGCGAGCTGGTAA
- a CDS encoding GTP-binding protein, with protein sequence MGKAKFERNKPHVNVGTIGHVDHGKTTTTAALTKISSDKGYGTKYVAYDEVAKASESQGRRDSTKILTIATSHVEYETENRHYAHVDCPGHADYVKNM encoded by the coding sequence ATGGGCAAGGCAAAGTTCGAGCGGAACAAGCCGCACGTGAACGTGGGTACGATCGGCCACGTCGACCACGGCAAGACCACCACGACCGCGGCACTCACGAAGATCTCGTCGGACAAGGGCTACGGCACGAAGTACGTCGCCTACGACGAAGTCGCGAAGGCGTCCGAGTCGCAGGGCCGTCGTGACTCGACGAAGATCCTGACGATCGCCACGTCGCACGTGGAGTACGAGACGGAGAACCGTCACTACGCGCACGTCGACTGCCCGGGTCACGCCGACTACGTGAAGAACATG
- the rplB gene encoding 50S ribosomal protein L2 gives MGIRQFKPVTKGTRFRSVSDFAEITRSTPEKSLVEPLKKSGGRDNHGHISMRRIGGGHKRMYRVIDFKRNKFGIVGTVAHIEYDPNRSARIALIEYADGEKRYILHPKGLKQGDSVVSGPGSDVRTGNSMPLKEVPLGTSVHNIELKIGKGGQMARSAGTFAQVVAKEGEYVTLRLASTEMRLVHGNCMATIGEVGNAEHELQSHGKAGKSRWLGKRPKVRGEVMNPVDHPHGGRTRGGRNVVSPWGKKEGVKTRNKKKASTRLIVRGRKRGRATQ, from the coding sequence ATGGGCATTCGTCAATTCAAGCCGGTCACGAAGGGCACGCGGTTCCGCTCGGTGTCGGATTTCGCCGAGATCACGCGTTCGACCCCTGAGAAGTCGCTCGTGGAGCCCCTCAAGAAGTCGGGCGGCCGCGACAACCATGGCCACATCTCGATGCGTCGCATCGGTGGCGGCCACAAGCGCATGTACCGCGTCATCGACTTCAAGCGCAACAAGTTTGGAATCGTGGGAACGGTGGCGCACATCGAGTACGATCCGAACCGCTCGGCGCGCATCGCGCTGATCGAGTACGCGGACGGCGAGAAGCGCTACATCCTGCACCCGAAGGGTCTCAAGCAGGGTGACTCGGTGGTGTCGGGCCCGGGCAGCGACGTGCGCACGGGCAACTCGATGCCGCTCAAGGAAGTGCCGCTCGGCACGTCGGTGCACAACATCGAGCTCAAGATCGGCAAGGGCGGCCAGATGGCCCGCTCGGCCGGCACCTTCGCGCAGGTCGTGGCGAAGGAAGGTGAGTACGTCACGCTGCGCCTGGCGTCCACGGAAATGCGCCTCGTGCACGGCAACTGCATGGCGACGATCGGCGAAGTGGGCAACGCCGAGCACGAGCTGCAGTCGCACGGCAAGGCCGGCAAGAGCCGCTGGTTGGGCAAGCGGCCGAAGGTCCGCGGTGAGGTCATGAACCCGGTCGATCACCCGCACGGTGGTCGTACGCGCGGTGGCCGCAACGTGGTGAGCCCGTGGGGCAAGAAGGAAGGCGTCAAGACGCGCAACAAGAAGAAGGCGTCGACGCGTCTCATCGTACGCGGCCGCAAGCGCGGCCGGGCCACGCAGTAA
- the rplP gene encoding 50S ribosomal protein L16, translating to MLSPKRVKFRKMFKGRTTGLAYRGSEVSFGHFGLQTLEPGWITSRQIEACRVAMTRHIKRGGKVWIRIFPDKPITKKPAETRMGKGKGSPELWVAVVKPGRVMFEIEGVSRELAETAMALAAAKLPVKTKFVVREEAVTHED from the coding sequence ATGCTGAGTCCGAAGCGGGTCAAATTCCGCAAGATGTTCAAGGGCCGGACGACGGGCCTGGCGTACCGTGGGTCGGAGGTGTCGTTCGGGCACTTCGGTCTGCAGACGCTGGAGCCGGGCTGGATCACCAGCCGTCAGATCGAGGCCTGCCGTGTGGCGATGACACGTCACATCAAGCGTGGCGGCAAGGTGTGGATCCGGATTTTCCCGGACAAGCCGATCACGAAGAAGCCGGCCGAAACCCGAATGGGTAAGGGTAAGGGTTCGCCGGAGTTGTGGGTGGCCGTGGTGAAGCCGGGCCGCGTGATGTTCGAGATCGAAGGCGTCTCGCGCGAGCTGGCCGAGACGGCGATGGCACTGGCGGCTGCGAAGCTGCCCGTGAAGACCAAGTTTGTCGTGCGCGAGGAGGCGGTGACCCATGAAGACTGA
- the rplF gene encoding 50S ribosomal protein L6, translated as MSRIGKRPIPVPAGVSVAINGSAVTVKGPKGELSRTLPAEMIVSQEGAELLVKRPSDEERHKAMHGLTRTLVANMVEGVTKGFQKTLEITGTGYKAEIKPYGALLSLGFSHQIEYKSPEGVKISAPNPTTVVIDGASKELVGQVAAEIRSFRKPEPYKGKGVKYQGEVIRRKAGKAGGK; from the coding sequence ATGTCTCGTATCGGCAAGCGCCCGATCCCGGTTCCGGCCGGGGTGTCCGTGGCAATCAACGGTAGCGCGGTGACAGTGAAGGGCCCGAAGGGCGAACTGTCGCGTACGCTGCCTGCAGAAATGATCGTGTCGCAGGAAGGTGCGGAGCTGCTGGTGAAGCGTCCGAGTGACGAAGAGCGTCACAAGGCGATGCACGGCCTGACCCGCACGCTGGTGGCCAACATGGTCGAGGGCGTGACGAAGGGGTTCCAGAAGACCCTCGAAATCACGGGTACCGGCTACAAGGCCGAGATCAAGCCCTACGGCGCGTTGCTGTCGCTGGGCTTCTCGCACCAGATCGAGTACAAGTCGCCGGAAGGCGTCAAGATCAGCGCGCCGAATCCCACCACGGTGGTGATTGACGGCGCGAGCAAGGAACTCGTGGGCCAGGTCGCGGCCGAGATCCGCAGCTTCCGCAAGCCCGAGCCCTACAAGGGCAAGGGCGTCAAGTATCAGGGTGAAGTCATCCGGCGCAAGGCCGGCAAGGCGGGAGGCAAGTAA
- the rpmC gene encoding 50S ribosomal protein L29 — MKTEEIRGLADDELTSRIRELEEERFRLRFRSATEALEQPLRLRSIRKDIARLKTVQRERQLAAGRGR, encoded by the coding sequence ATGAAGACTGAAGAGATCCGCGGACTGGCTGACGACGAGCTGACGAGCCGCATCCGCGAGCTGGAGGAGGAGCGGTTCCGCCTCCGCTTCCGCAGCGCGACCGAGGCGCTGGAGCAGCCACTGCGGCTGCGCAGCATCCGCAAGGACATTGCGCGCCTGAAGACGGTGCAGCGCGAGCGTCAGCTCGCTGCCGGCCGTGGCCGCTAA
- the rplX gene encoding 50S ribosomal protein L24, which produces MYYKTDRGQRLGAGRHALKASREAIHVTKGDTVRVMRGDDKGKEGKVLQVYPKTGRIKVEGINIVKKHRKARTAEEQSGIIEMPAPFHASNVMLLDSKTGKPTRVRNRVDKDGTKERVGVKSGEVIPRAR; this is translated from the coding sequence GTGTATTACAAGACGGATCGCGGCCAGCGCCTCGGCGCCGGGCGTCACGCCCTCAAGGCGTCGCGCGAAGCGATCCACGTCACCAAGGGTGACACCGTCCGCGTGATGCGTGGCGACGACAAGGGGAAGGAGGGCAAGGTCCTCCAGGTGTACCCCAAGACGGGCCGCATCAAGGTGGAAGGCATCAACATCGTGAAGAAGCACCGCAAGGCGCGCACGGCGGAAGAGCAGAGCGGCATCATCGAGATGCCGGCGCCCTTCCACGCGTCCAACGTGATGCTGCTCGATTCGAAGACCGGCAAGCCGACGCGCGTTCGCAACCGCGTCGACAAGGACGGCACGAAGGAGCGCGTCGGCGTGAAGAGCGGTGAAGTCATTCCCCGTGCGCGCTGA
- the rpsQ gene encoding 30S ribosomal protein S17: protein MNNASAAQNGASERTARKVRVGLVVSDKMEKTVVVAIDRRMPHPQYGKMVTKTRKLKAHDEENSAKVGDTVRIMETRPLSKDKRWRVVEIVERAR from the coding sequence ATGAATAACGCGAGCGCCGCGCAGAACGGCGCCTCCGAACGGACCGCGCGCAAGGTGCGCGTCGGGCTGGTCGTGAGCGACAAGATGGAAAAGACGGTGGTGGTGGCGATCGATCGCCGCATGCCCCATCCGCAGTACGGCAAGATGGTGACGAAGACGCGCAAGCTGAAAGCGCACGACGAGGAGAACTCGGCGAAAGTCGGCGACACTGTCCGCATCATGGAGACCCGGCCGTTGTCGAAGGACAAGCGGTGGCGTGTGGTCGAGATCGTCGAACGCGCACGCTGA
- the rpsH gene encoding 30S ribosomal protein S8: MSLNDPIADMLTRIRNACASKHRRVDMPVSKMKIEIARILKENAFIQDYRTVDLEDGKSVLRVILKYAHGGQSVIREAKRISTPGLRKYVGVQEIPRVRNGLGMAILSTSKGLMSDRDARAANTGGELLALVW; the protein is encoded by the coding sequence ATGAGCCTCAACGACCCCATTGCCGACATGCTGACGCGCATTCGCAACGCGTGTGCTTCCAAGCACCGCCGCGTCGACATGCCGGTATCGAAGATGAAGATCGAGATCGCGCGGATTCTCAAGGAGAACGCGTTCATCCAGGACTACCGCACGGTCGATCTCGAGGATGGCAAGAGCGTGCTGCGCGTGATCCTCAAGTACGCGCACGGCGGCCAGTCGGTCATTCGCGAAGCGAAGCGCATTTCCACGCCCGGCCTGCGCAAGTACGTGGGCGTGCAGGAGATCCCGCGCGTGCGCAATGGCCTGGGCATGGCCATCCTCAGCACGTCGAAGGGCCTCATGAGCGATCGTGATGCGCGCGCCGCGAACACCGGCGGCGAACTCCTCGCCCTCGTCTGGTAA
- the rpsS gene encoding 30S ribosomal protein S19 yields the protein MSRSIKKGPFVSERLEAKVVAMNAKSEKKVVKTWSRASTILPDFVGHTFAVHNGNKFIPVYVTENMVGHKLGEFSPTRLFRGHAGQKVDPKKKGGK from the coding sequence ATGTCGAGAAGCATCAAGAAGGGTCCGTTCGTCAGCGAGCGCCTGGAGGCCAAGGTGGTGGCGATGAACGCGAAGAGCGAGAAGAAGGTCGTGAAGACCTGGTCGCGCGCGAGCACGATCCTGCCCGACTTTGTCGGGCACACGTTCGCGGTGCACAACGGGAACAAGTTCATCCCGGTGTACGTGACGGAAAACATGGTTGGCCACAAGCTTGGCGAGTTCTCGCCGACGCGTCTGTTCCGCGGTCACGCGGGCCAGAAGGTCGACCCGAAGAAGAAGGGAGGCAAGTAA
- the rpsC gene encoding 30S ribosomal protein S3 has product MGQKTNPIGFRLGVTKNWRSTWYAKKDMPALLKEDALLRKYLKARLDNAAIADVTIERKPGKVVVTIHTGRPGVVIGKKGAEVDKLRDELAQLTGKEVGINVEEIKRPEVEAQLVADNIAAQLAQRISFRRALKRAVQSAMRMGALGIKVKAGGRLGGAEIARVEGYMEGRVPLHTLRADIDFATSTAKTTYGTIGIKVWIFKGEIVEDRRGKTYSTGN; this is encoded by the coding sequence ATGGGACAGAAGACCAATCCGATCGGCTTCCGCCTCGGAGTCACGAAGAACTGGCGTTCGACGTGGTACGCGAAGAAGGACATGCCGGCGCTGCTGAAGGAAGACGCGCTGCTGCGCAAGTACCTGAAGGCGCGCCTGGACAACGCGGCCATTGCCGACGTGACGATCGAGCGCAAGCCGGGCAAGGTGGTGGTGACGATTCACACCGGCCGTCCGGGCGTGGTGATCGGCAAGAAGGGCGCCGAGGTGGACAAGCTGCGTGACGAGCTCGCGCAGCTGACCGGCAAGGAAGTCGGCATCAACGTCGAAGAGATCAAGCGCCCGGAAGTCGAGGCGCAGCTCGTGGCCGACAACATTGCGGCGCAGCTTGCGCAGCGTATCTCGTTCCGCCGCGCGCTCAAGCGCGCCGTGCAGAGCGCGATGCGTATGGGCGCGCTGGGCATCAAGGTGAAGGCCGGCGGCCGCCTCGGTGGCGCCGAGATCGCGCGCGTGGAAGGGTACATGGAGGGCCGGGTGCCCCTTCACACGCTGCGCGCCGACATCGATTTCGCGACGAGCACCGCGAAGACCACCTATGGGACCATCGGGATCAAGGTGTGGATCTTCAAGGGCGAAATCGTGGAAGATCGTCGCGGCAAGACCTACTCGACCGGCAACTGA
- the rplC gene encoding 50S ribosomal protein L3, with protein sequence MIGIIGKKLGMTQLFNEQGQQVPCTVVEATPNPVTKVMTADAAGFASVELGYGAQRTARPNKKGERTPKGRRATKAELGHAKKAGLEAAPRVLKSFRLDDAPGNAEAPSYSVGETITVNIFTPGERVKVTGTSKGRGFQGVVKRHGFGGGPNTHGNTKHRKPGSIGAGTDPSRVIKGKKMPGHYGAAQHTATNLRIEKVDAERNLIYLRGSVAGPTNGIVFVRKQG encoded by the coding sequence ATGATCGGCATCATCGGCAAGAAGCTGGGCATGACCCAGCTGTTCAACGAGCAGGGGCAGCAAGTGCCCTGCACCGTGGTGGAGGCCACGCCCAACCCCGTCACGAAGGTGATGACGGCGGACGCGGCCGGTTTCGCTTCGGTGGAGCTCGGATATGGGGCGCAGCGCACGGCGCGTCCCAACAAGAAGGGGGAGCGCACGCCCAAGGGCCGTCGCGCGACCAAGGCGGAGCTGGGTCACGCGAAGAAGGCCGGCCTCGAGGCCGCGCCGCGCGTGCTCAAGAGCTTCCGTCTCGACGACGCGCCGGGCAATGCCGAGGCGCCGTCGTACTCCGTGGGTGAGACGATCACCGTGAACATCTTCACGCCGGGTGAGCGCGTGAAGGTGACGGGGACGTCCAAGGGCCGCGGCTTCCAGGGCGTGGTGAAGCGCCATGGTTTCGGCGGCGGTCCGAACACGCACGGCAATACCAAGCATCGCAAGCCGGGCTCCATTGGCGCGGGCACGGACCCGTCGCGCGTCATCAAGGGCAAGAAGATGCCCGGTCATTACGGCGCGGCGCAGCATACGGCGACGAACCTTCGCATCGAGAAGGTGGACGCCGAGCGTAACCTCATTTATCTGCGCGGCAGCGTGGCGGGGCCGACCAACGGCATCGTCTTCGTGCGGAAGCAGGGCTGA